The candidate division KSB1 bacterium nucleotide sequence GAAAGAAGTGCCGCTGATCGGAAATTTTTTGCTGGTGTTTTTGCGCGGCGGCGAGAATGTGACCGATGTCACCTTGAGCCGCTTCTTCGCGATGCACGTGGCGTTGCTGCCGGCGATGTTGTTTTTGCTGCTGGGGCTGCATTTATTTTTGATTCGCTACCATCACATCTCGCCGCTGAATCGAACGGATGAACCGGATCCCGCCGCCGCTCCGAATTTCGCCGATCAAAACCGGCCGTATTTTCCCGATCATTTCAAAAAGGAATTGCTGGTGGCTTACGCCGTGCTCGTCGCGCTGGTGCTCGCCGCGATCACGGTTCACATTCCGCTCGGCAAACCCGCGAATCCGATGGTGACGCCGCCCGGCATCAAGCCGGAATGGTATTTTCTGCCGATTTATCAAAGCTTGAAATACGTTCCCGGCTGGCTCGGGGTCTTGGGCAATGGCGCGTTCGTTTTGCTGCTGCTTTTGCTGCCGCTGCTCGACCGTTCGCCGGAGCGCCATCCGAAACGGCGAAAATTCATGACAACGCTCGGCATTTTGATTATCGCCGGCACGCTCGGCCTGGGCTGGCTCGGCTATATTTCAGATACGACGTGGCGCATTCTCGGAAAACGCGTTTATTTTGATGTGAAAGCCATCCCGCATTTTTTGGAGGAAGGGGAAAAATCGGGGAGGAACTAAACAGCGGATGGCGCACAATGAGTGACGCTAATTTCTTGAATTGGGAAATGATCACGAATTGACAAAGGCCAACGACTGAAGCCTCTCCAGCGCCATTTTGCCTCTTTCTTTTAGCTCATATTCATCCAAATCTTTTTCGTCGCGCAGTTGTGGGTCAGCGCAAAAGCCATCGACATCTCCAAACAATTCGTCGAGAATT carries:
- a CDS encoding colicin immunity domain-containing protein; the protein is MMPDKLGQYIALISSFVAGKIEAADFERDYLKLFKEDETQWSETEFAILDELFGDVDGFCADPQLRDEKDLDEYELKERGKMALERLQSLAFVNS
- a CDS encoding cytochrome bc complex cytochrome b subunit; the protein is MSLHAWLSERLPLDFLAKFTRQQLAQPQPRHVSWLHTLGFTALLLLALQIFTGVLLLFYYKPGAATAYQSVTFIADKVTFGWFFRQLHIWGANFLITVVALHLVRVFFYGAYKKPRELTWMAGAGLFFVMLGFAFTGYLLPWDQLAFWGTTVGTDSMKEVPLIGNFLLVFLRGGENVTDVTLSRFFAMHVALLPAMLFLLLGLHLFLIRYHHISPLNRTDEPDPAAAPNFADQNRPYFPDHFKKELLVAYAVLVALVLAAITVHIPLGKPANPMVTPPGIKPEWYFLPIYQSLKYVPGWLGVLGNGAFVLLLLLLPLLDRSPERHPKRRKFMTTLGILIIAGTLGLGWLGYISDTTWRILGKRVYFDVKAIPHFLEEGEKSGRN